The uncultured Desulfatiglans sp. DNA window TCGAGACGAAGTGCACGTTCAGCCCCCGCTGCGCGTAGGGGCGCAGGCACTCCGTCACCATCAACGGCCCGAGGTCGGATCCGCCGATGCCGATGTTGACGATGTCGGTCATGCGCCGGCCGGTGTATCCCGACCAGGCGCCTCCCCGGACCGCCTCCGAAAAACGCGCCATCTTGCGGAGGACCGCGTCCACCTCCGGCATGACATCGCGCCCGTCCACCCGAACCGGCTGGTCAAGGCGGTTGCGCAGGGCCATGTGGAGCACCGGGCGATTCTCGGTCTCGTTGATCCGCTCACCGCTGAAAAGGCTCGCGACCGCCTCTTTCAGGCGGACCTCCTCCGCGAGTTCGAAGAGCAGCGCCAAGGTTTCTTCGGTGATCCGGTTCTTGGAATAATCGACCAGGATGTCGTCGAATCGGATGGAGAAATTTTCGAAACGGCGGGGGTCCTGCTTGAAGAGGTCCCGCATGTGGAGGGGCTCGACCAGCTCGAAATGCCGCGCGAGCTTCCGCCAGGCATCCGTCCGGGTGGGATCGATCTTGGGCAGCACGTGTCACTCCTGGGAGGGTTGGTGGAGTTTTTTCCTGTCAATGTAACGGAGTGCACCTCTTCTGTCAATTCGGCGGTTTCGCGGTCGAAGGCCGATGGCCCCCGGGTGCCTCCGGCCGGCCGAGTCGGGCAACCGCGTCTTGCCGGCGACAAACCGGTGTCCATCCGGAGATGCTTTCCCGGTTCCACGCCGTTTCCAATCCGGAGCTGAGATAGGCCTGCGGCGGGGGGTGTTGCCGAAGGAGGCCCTGTCCCCTATAATAGAAGGGTAAACGCTATGGAAACAGGGCGGGGCGCCGACACGAACCTTCATCCGCTTTCAAAGCCGAGGACAACCGACCGCAGCCCGCTCGGCCTCCCCGCCCTCGCCGCCGAGGCAGCCATGCGTGCCCGGTGACGTGAACAACGATACCCTTTTTCGCCATGCAAACCCACAAAGGAGGAAAACCCGTTTTGGATTCGGAGACCATCGAACACAAACTGGAAATACGCAACATAGAACTCCGTGATTACGAAGACATACGGAATATAATGGATGTGGTTTATGCAGGGATGGGCGGCTCCTGGACACGCGAAGAGTTCACCACCCTGCTGGGCCGCTTTCCCCAGGGCCAGATCTGCATCGAGGACAACGGCAAGGTCGTCGCGGCCGCCCTGGGCCTGATCATCGACGACGCGAAACTCGACGACGACCACTCCTACAACGAGGTCGTCAGCCGCGGGAAGTTCAAACAGCACGACCCGGGCGGCGACTACCTCTACGGGATCGATCTGTTCGTCCATCCGGATTATAGGGAGATGCGTCTTGGGCGCCGCCTCTACGACGCGCGCAAGGAGCTTTGCGAGCAGCTCAATTTGAAAGGGATCCTGGTCGGCGGGAGAATCCCCGGGTATGCGTCCTATCAAAAGGAGATGAGCGCGAAGGAATACATCGACAAGGTCAAGAACAAGGAGCTCGTCGACCCGGTCCTCACCTTCCAGTTGGCCAACGACTTCCACCCCAAGAAAGCGATCTACAACTACATTCCCCAGGACACCGCATCCGCGAGCTACGCGGTGCTGCTGGAGTGGAACAACATCTATTACAAGGCCAAGAAGAAGAAGCTCGTCTGGGGCCGGAAGTCCTATGTGCGGCTTGGGACGGTGCAGTGGCAGATGCGGCTTTTCAGCTCCCTCGACGAACTCCTCCAGCAGGTGGAGTTTTTCGTGGATGCCATCTCGGGTTACAACGCCGACCTGATCCTGTTTCCGGAGCTGTTCAACGCCCCGCTTCTCGCCCAGTTCGACCAGGAAGACCCTCCCGAGGCCATGCGCTCACTCGCCGAATACACGGATCGGATTCGGGAGGAGATGGTCAAGATGGCCCTCTCCTACAACATCAACATCGTCGCCGGGAGCCTTCCCCAGTACGACGGGGAGCACCTCTACAACGTCTCGCATCTCTGCCGGCGGGACGGGACCTGGGACACCCAGTTCAAGCTGCACATCACACCCGATGAAGAAAAGTACTGGGGCCTTCAGGGGGGCCCGGAGCTGAGGGTCTTCGACACCGACGTCGGCAAAATCGGCATCCAGATCTGCTTCGACGTCGAATTCCCGGAGCTTGCAAGGATCCAGGCCGACCGCGGCATGCAGATCCTG harbors:
- the yhcX gene encoding Hydrolase YhcX, whose product is MDSETIEHKLEIRNIELRDYEDIRNIMDVVYAGMGGSWTREEFTTLLGRFPQGQICIEDNGKVVAAALGLIIDDAKLDDDHSYNEVVSRGKFKQHDPGGDYLYGIDLFVHPDYREMRLGRRLYDARKELCEQLNLKGILVGGRIPGYASYQKEMSAKEYIDKVKNKELVDPVLTFQLANDFHPKKAIYNYIPQDTASASYAVLLEWNNIYYKAKKKKLVWGRKSYVRLGTVQWQMRLFSSLDELLQQVEFFVDAISGYNADLILFPELFNAPLLAQFDQEDPPEAMRSLAEYTDRIREEMVKMALSYNINIVAGSLPQYDGEHLYNVSHLCRRDGTWDTQFKLHITPDEEKYWGLQGGPELRVFDTDVGKIGIQICFDVEFPELARIQADRGMQILLVPFWTDTKNGYLRVRRCAQARAIENECYVAISGSVGNLPKVENMDIQYAQTAIFTPSDFAFPHDAIAAEATPNTEMTLLADLDLDLLKEVRYQGSVRNLQTRRLDLYRITELK